Sequence from the Gemmatimonas sp. genome:
CAAGTATCTGCGTGTACACCCCAACGCCGGGCGCCGATCGATTTTCTTCGCCACGTTACCCAGCCCACCAGCGTTCGAACTGGTGAACGGCTAGGCGCTCGCGGGGGCCGTTCAGCGCCGGGCGCGTGGGCAGCGTTTCTGGCCGTGCTGGGCCCAGGGCTGCTGGCTGGACTGTCGGACGACGACCCGGCCGGCATCACCACCTACTCCATACTCGGCACCGAGTACGGATATCGCCTCCTGTGGATCATCCCGGCGTCCACGGTGTTGCTCATCCAGTTCCACCTCATCGCGGTCCGCCTGGGGGCCGTGAGCGGCAAGGGCTTCGTGGCGCTCGTGCGAAGCCGCTGGGGGCGCGGGTGGGGTTACGCGGCCGTACTCGGCCTGCTGTTCGCCAACTTCGGCACCATTTGCGCGGAGTACGCCGGCATCGCCGCCGCCGGCGCCATGGTGGGGGTTCCCGCCTGGCTCAGCGCACCGATTGCCGGGACGCTCATTGCCCTCATGGTGGTGGTAGGATCATTCCATCGCATCGAACGCGTGTTGCTGCTGGTGTCTTCCACCCTCGTGCTGTACATCGTGGACGGCGTGCTGGCTGCCCCGGACTGGCGGGCCGCGGCAAGTGGCGCGGTGACCCCGCGTCTGCCCCTCGAACCGGCCGGCTGGGTGGCGCTCGCAGCCGCGCTTGGCACTACCCTCGCCCCGTGGGGATTGGCATTCATTCAGTCGTACGCGGTGGACAAGAAGATCACGGTGGCCACCTTGCGCTGGGCGCGTGTGGACGTCGTGATCGGCTCGGTACTCACCGGCGTGGTGGGGCTCGCCATTGCCGTGGCGTGTGCAGCCACGCTGTACCCGGTGCGGGCGCACGTGGAGACCGCTGCCGATGCGGCCATGGCCCTGCGGCCACTGGCCGGCTCGTTCGCCACGACCCTGTTCGGCGCGGCGCTGCTGGGCGCCTCGCTGCTCGCGGCGGCCATCGTACCCATTTCCACGGCGTACTCCATCGCCGAAGCGACGGGAGAACCGGCGTCACTGGGGCTGGATTCGCGGCACTTCCACTGGTTCTACGCGGCGTTCGTTGGGCTTACCGTAGCGGCGGTGAGTGTCGTGGCACTTCCCCGCCTGCCGCTCATTCCCCTCATCTACTCCAGTCAGGTGGTGAATGCCGTGCTGCTGCCACTGCAACTGCTGGCGCTCAACCTGCTCGACGCGGACGTGGCCGTGGTGGGCGACGCGCGACCCGCGCGATGGGTG
This genomic interval carries:
- a CDS encoding divalent metal cation transporter, translated to MLGPGLLAGLSDDDPAGITTYSILGTEYGYRLLWIIPASTVLLIQFHLIAVRLGAVSGKGFVALVRSRWGRGWGYAAVLGLLFANFGTICAEYAGIAAAGAMVGVPAWLSAPIAGTLIALMVVVGSFHRIERVLLLVSSTLVLYIVDGVLAAPDWRAAASGAVTPRLPLEPAGWVALAAALGTTLAPWGLAFIQSYAVDKKITVATLRWARVDVVIGSVLTGVVGLAIAVACAATLYPVRAHVETAADAAMALRPLAGSFATTLFGAALLGASLLAAAIVPISTAYSIAEATGEPASLGLDSRHFHWFYAAFVGLTVAAVSVVALPRLPLIPLIYSSQVVNAVLLPLQLLALNLLDADVAVVGDARPARWVRMLSWMSLGLVLACLAGMVWAWR